One Lasioglossum baleicum chromosome 6, iyLasBale1, whole genome shotgun sequence genomic window carries:
- the Posh gene encoding SH3 domain containing ring finger posh isoform X1, translated as MDECMLNDLLECSVCLERLDTSSKVLPCQHTFCKKCLEEIVSTHRELRCPECRVLVDAKVDDLPPNVLLMRILEGMRNAAPKQTAKSMTKSNPGPQRLFGSHQVTPAPTVTASLIPTAYTNEPIRHANAAAKQVQLHNRAYGRAIYDYVSKVPGDLSFKKGDIVILCKKIDNNWCFGESANSRGVFPLSYVQVMTPLTPHVPQCKALYDFRMTNDDEDGCLTFNKGEVISVIRRVDENWAEGKLLDRIGIFPLAFVELNSVARALMKLSTNAQPGPSRVAPPTPTNEETTPLIPTDHSRNIQTTSQPRPQLVQNTTLPVSDTVSNVSSGGSSSTTTPNTPNSSSTSSSSSTAPSSPSSPATSPPAVGNRHNVKRHSFTAVNSGHQAHPHHRHSAEILSPPVDNAAGNSNSSCSSDSFSPLQTTMSGVEHNLRHRRSGSSDLVLAQTSQSLAATTTTGSTHLPAAYIALYPYKPQKADELELRKGGIYMVTERCQDGWFKGTSNRTQKCGVFPGNYVAPAKCQRSLCRGSQNTGQHQNFPSSTGQNGSEPRVTVTYTKSKGPAPQPYNSRTLMPPELPPRAISPSPMVSSSWHGQSQTQNQEKSPPRQSEQTTVNPLGRSHSAVMSSNISSPGKQVILPPSVTTSTAITGMNSSNIIATASSGITEMNRSPNSTLRTAASPSSASAAAAAAPPKSTEKKEKKDKCVSLMRRFANIKKSKSPPPATYSMDNPVFDDGNSINPVHVRSGSCPSQLLQVGATQELNASNNHHRLCPGSVQGHVTSSQRLKYKERPSLPVSILQRSSESGGMMCTTVGNHHRKSNSLDAGMGKQTKQQPSRERERVYRFRCIVPYPPNSEFELELRVGDIIYVHKKRDDGWYKGTQQRTGRTGLFPASFVEAF; from the exons ATGGACGAGTGCATGCTGAACGATCTGTTAGAGTGCTCGGTGTGCCTCGAACGGCTGGATACCTCGAGCAAGGTACTTCCGTGTCAACACACCTTCTGCAAGAAATGCCTGGAGGAGATTGTCAGCACCCATCGAGAGCTACGATGTCCCGAGTGCCGCGTGTTGGTCGACGCGAAAGTGGACGACCTGCCTCCGAACGTTCTGCTGATGCGCATCCTCGAAGGTATGCGCAACGCTGCTCCCAAACAAACTGCCAAATCCATGACTAAAAGCAACCCAGGACCGCAGAGACTTTTCGGCAGTCACCAGGTCACCCCAGCTCCTACCGTAACTGCTAGTCTTATTCCTACCGCATACACCAACGAACCGATCCGACATGCTAATGCCGCAGCCAAGCAAGTCCAACTGCACAATCGGGCTTACGGCCGAGCGATCTATGATTATGTATCGAAAGTTCCAGG AGATTTGTCCTTCAAGAAGGGCGATATAGTCATCCTTTGCAAGAAGATAGACAACAATTGGTGTTTCGGAGAGAGCGCTAACAGCCGTGGTGTTTTTCCTCTGTCCTATGTTCAG GTGATGACACCATTGACGCCGCATGTTCCTCAGTGCAAAGCACTGTACGATTTTAGAATGACCAATGACGACGAAGATGGCTGCCTTACATTTAACAAG GGTGAAGTTATAAGCGTGATTAGAAGAGTGGACGAAAATTGGGCGGAAGGGAAACTGTTGGACAGAATTGGTATCTTTCCACTGGCTTTCGTCGAGTTGAACAGCGTGGCGAGAGCTCTAATGAAACTTTCAACAAA TGCACAGCCAGGCCCGTCTAGAGTAGCTCCTCCTACGCCTACTAATGAAGAAACTACCCCCCTAATACCTACCGATCATTCGCGCAATATACAAACGACGAGTCAGCCACGGCCGCAGCTTGTACAG AACACAACGTTACCAGTTTCTGATACCGTTTCGAATGTATCATCAGGAGGTAGTTCCTCGACCACTACTCCGAATACTCCTAATAGTTCAAGTACTTCTAGTAGCTCAAGCACTGCTCCCAGCAGTCCTAGTAGTCCAGCAACGTCTCCTCCAGCTGTTGGAAACAGACACAACGTGAAACGTCACAGTTTCACCGCTGTGAACAGCGGCCATCAGGCCCATCCGCACCATAGACACAGCGCTGAAATACTTAGTCCACCGGTGGACAATGCAGCTGGGAATAGCAATAGCAGCTGCAGCAGTGATTCATTTTCCCCGTTACAG ACTACTATGAGCGGCGTGGAACATAATTTGCGGCACAGACGAAGCGGTAGCAGCGACCTTGTGCTCGCGCAAACGTCCCAGAGTTTAGCTGCCACCACGACCACCGGTAGCACTCATTTACCAGCCGCGTATATTGCTTTGTACCCGTACAAACCGCAGAAAGCGGACGAACTCGAGTTGAGGAAAGGCGGTATCTATATGGTGACCGAGCGTTGCCAAGACGGATGGTTCAAGGGGACTTCAAATCGCACCCAGAAGTGTGGAGTTTTCCCTGGGAACTATGTCGCGCCCGCTAA ATGTCAGCGTAGTTTGTGTCGGGGATCGCAGAACACAGGACAGCATCAAAATTTCCCGTCCTCGACCGGTCAAAACGGTTCCGAGCCACGAGTCACCGTGACGTATACGAAAAGCAAAGGACCAGCTCCTCAACCCTACAATTCACGCACCTTGATGCCACCCGAATTGCCACCGCGCGCGATCAGTCCTTCTCCTATGGTGTCTTCTTCTTGGCACGGTCAGAGCCAGACACAGAATCAAGAGAAGAGCCCTCCTCGGCAATCTGAACAAACTACGGTGAATCCTCTCGGACGCAGTCACAGTGCTGTGATGTCATCGAACATCT CTTCACCAGGAAAGCAAGTGATCTTGCCTCCATCGGTGACTACCAGCACCGCTATCACAGGTATGAATAGCAGCAATATCATCGCTACTGCTTCCTCCGGTATTACCGAAATGAATAGAAGCCCGAATAGTACTTTACGCACAGCTGCATCCCCTTCTTCTGCCAGTGCTGCTGCAGCTGCCGCTCCACCAAAGAGCACTGAAAAG aaagagaaaaaggatAAGTGTGTCTCTCTGATGCGTAGATTCGCaaacattaaaaaatcaaaatctccGCCACCCGCTACATATTCAATGGATAACCCAGTGTTTGACGATGGTAATTCCATCAATCCGGTACACGTTCG ATCGGGATCTTGCCCAAGTCAGTTGCTACAGGTGGGAGCCACACAGGAATTAAATGCTTCAAACAACCATCATCGTTTGTGTCCAGGCTCTGTACAAGGGCACGTCACGTCTTCACAAAGACTTAAGTACAAGGAGAGACCATCTTTACCGGTCTCGATCCTCCAGAG ATCCAGCGAATCCGGTGGGATGATGTGCACGACAGTCGGTAATCATCACCGTAAGAGCAACTCTTTGGACGCTGGTATGGGAAAACAGACCAAGCAACAGCCTTCTCGAGAACG AGAACGAGTGTACAGATTTCGCTGCATTGTGCCATACCCGCCGAACAGTGAATTCGAACTGGAACTTCGCGTCGGAGACATAATTTATGTACATAAGAAGCGCGACGATGGTTGGTACAAAGGTACCCAGCAAAGAACCGGTCGCACAGGACTTTTTCCAGCGAGTTTCGTCGAGGCCTTCTGA
- the Posh gene encoding SH3 domain containing ring finger posh isoform X2 has protein sequence MDECMLNDLLECSVCLERLDTSSKVLPCQHTFCKKCLEEIVSTHRELRCPECRVLVDAKVDDLPPNVLLMRILEGMRNAAPKQTAKSMTKSNPGPQRLFGSHQVTPAPTVTASLIPTAYTNEPIRHANAAAKQVQLHNRAYGRAIYDYVSKVPGDLSFKKGDIVILCKKIDNNWCFGESANSRGVFPLSYVQVMTPLTPHVPQCKALYDFRMTNDDEDGCLTFNKGEVISVIRRVDENWAEGKLLDRIGIFPLAFVELNSVARALMKLSTNAQPGPSRVAPPTPTNEETTPLIPTDHSRNIQTTSQPRPQLVQNTTLPVSDTVSNVSSGGSSSTTTPNTPNSSSTSSSSSTAPSSPSSPATSPPAVGNRHNVKRHSFTAVNSGHQAHPHHRHSAEILSPPVDNAAGNSNSSCSSDSFSPLQTTMSGVEHNLRHRRSGSSDLVLAQTSQSLAATTTTGSTHLPAAYIALYPYKPQKADELELRKGGIYMVTERCQDGWFKGTSNRTQKCGVFPGNYVAPAKCQRSLCRGSQNTGQHQNFPSSTGQNGSEPRVTVTYTKSKGPAPQPYNSRTLMPPELPPRAISPSPMVSSSWHGQSQTQNQEKSPPRQSEQTTVNPLGRSHSAVMSSNISSPGKQVILPPSVTTSTAITGMNSSNIIATASSGITEMNRSPNSTLRTAASPSSASAAAAAAPPKSTEKKEKKDKCVSLMRRFANIKKSKSPPPATYSMDNPVFDDGNSINPVHVRSSESGGMMCTTVGNHHRKSNSLDAGMGKQTKQQPSRERERVYRFRCIVPYPPNSEFELELRVGDIIYVHKKRDDGWYKGTQQRTGRTGLFPASFVEAF, from the exons ATGGACGAGTGCATGCTGAACGATCTGTTAGAGTGCTCGGTGTGCCTCGAACGGCTGGATACCTCGAGCAAGGTACTTCCGTGTCAACACACCTTCTGCAAGAAATGCCTGGAGGAGATTGTCAGCACCCATCGAGAGCTACGATGTCCCGAGTGCCGCGTGTTGGTCGACGCGAAAGTGGACGACCTGCCTCCGAACGTTCTGCTGATGCGCATCCTCGAAGGTATGCGCAACGCTGCTCCCAAACAAACTGCCAAATCCATGACTAAAAGCAACCCAGGACCGCAGAGACTTTTCGGCAGTCACCAGGTCACCCCAGCTCCTACCGTAACTGCTAGTCTTATTCCTACCGCATACACCAACGAACCGATCCGACATGCTAATGCCGCAGCCAAGCAAGTCCAACTGCACAATCGGGCTTACGGCCGAGCGATCTATGATTATGTATCGAAAGTTCCAGG AGATTTGTCCTTCAAGAAGGGCGATATAGTCATCCTTTGCAAGAAGATAGACAACAATTGGTGTTTCGGAGAGAGCGCTAACAGCCGTGGTGTTTTTCCTCTGTCCTATGTTCAG GTGATGACACCATTGACGCCGCATGTTCCTCAGTGCAAAGCACTGTACGATTTTAGAATGACCAATGACGACGAAGATGGCTGCCTTACATTTAACAAG GGTGAAGTTATAAGCGTGATTAGAAGAGTGGACGAAAATTGGGCGGAAGGGAAACTGTTGGACAGAATTGGTATCTTTCCACTGGCTTTCGTCGAGTTGAACAGCGTGGCGAGAGCTCTAATGAAACTTTCAACAAA TGCACAGCCAGGCCCGTCTAGAGTAGCTCCTCCTACGCCTACTAATGAAGAAACTACCCCCCTAATACCTACCGATCATTCGCGCAATATACAAACGACGAGTCAGCCACGGCCGCAGCTTGTACAG AACACAACGTTACCAGTTTCTGATACCGTTTCGAATGTATCATCAGGAGGTAGTTCCTCGACCACTACTCCGAATACTCCTAATAGTTCAAGTACTTCTAGTAGCTCAAGCACTGCTCCCAGCAGTCCTAGTAGTCCAGCAACGTCTCCTCCAGCTGTTGGAAACAGACACAACGTGAAACGTCACAGTTTCACCGCTGTGAACAGCGGCCATCAGGCCCATCCGCACCATAGACACAGCGCTGAAATACTTAGTCCACCGGTGGACAATGCAGCTGGGAATAGCAATAGCAGCTGCAGCAGTGATTCATTTTCCCCGTTACAG ACTACTATGAGCGGCGTGGAACATAATTTGCGGCACAGACGAAGCGGTAGCAGCGACCTTGTGCTCGCGCAAACGTCCCAGAGTTTAGCTGCCACCACGACCACCGGTAGCACTCATTTACCAGCCGCGTATATTGCTTTGTACCCGTACAAACCGCAGAAAGCGGACGAACTCGAGTTGAGGAAAGGCGGTATCTATATGGTGACCGAGCGTTGCCAAGACGGATGGTTCAAGGGGACTTCAAATCGCACCCAGAAGTGTGGAGTTTTCCCTGGGAACTATGTCGCGCCCGCTAA ATGTCAGCGTAGTTTGTGTCGGGGATCGCAGAACACAGGACAGCATCAAAATTTCCCGTCCTCGACCGGTCAAAACGGTTCCGAGCCACGAGTCACCGTGACGTATACGAAAAGCAAAGGACCAGCTCCTCAACCCTACAATTCACGCACCTTGATGCCACCCGAATTGCCACCGCGCGCGATCAGTCCTTCTCCTATGGTGTCTTCTTCTTGGCACGGTCAGAGCCAGACACAGAATCAAGAGAAGAGCCCTCCTCGGCAATCTGAACAAACTACGGTGAATCCTCTCGGACGCAGTCACAGTGCTGTGATGTCATCGAACATCT CTTCACCAGGAAAGCAAGTGATCTTGCCTCCATCGGTGACTACCAGCACCGCTATCACAGGTATGAATAGCAGCAATATCATCGCTACTGCTTCCTCCGGTATTACCGAAATGAATAGAAGCCCGAATAGTACTTTACGCACAGCTGCATCCCCTTCTTCTGCCAGTGCTGCTGCAGCTGCCGCTCCACCAAAGAGCACTGAAAAG aaagagaaaaaggatAAGTGTGTCTCTCTGATGCGTAGATTCGCaaacattaaaaaatcaaaatctccGCCACCCGCTACATATTCAATGGATAACCCAGTGTTTGACGATGGTAATTCCATCAATCCGGTACACGTTCG ATCCAGCGAATCCGGTGGGATGATGTGCACGACAGTCGGTAATCATCACCGTAAGAGCAACTCTTTGGACGCTGGTATGGGAAAACAGACCAAGCAACAGCCTTCTCGAGAACG AGAACGAGTGTACAGATTTCGCTGCATTGTGCCATACCCGCCGAACAGTGAATTCGAACTGGAACTTCGCGTCGGAGACATAATTTATGTACATAAGAAGCGCGACGATGGTTGGTACAAAGGTACCCAGCAAAGAACCGGTCGCACAGGACTTTTTCCAGCGAGTTTCGTCGAGGCCTTCTGA